The following are encoded together in the Streptomyces flavofungini genome:
- a CDS encoding Xaa-Pro dipeptidyl-peptidase, whose translation MPIRARRTRLVTLPLWRTLLAAALAALLATLLSPGGAAHSAPRVPAAQDGSATAGKAKESRPVYSYADAIRESVWVDTRIDGDADGRTDRVAVDIVRPREPAAKGRKIPVIMDASPYYSCCGRGNESQKKTYDANGNPVQFPLYYDNYFVPRGYAFVAVDLTGTNRSYGCVDIGGRSDVQSAKAVVDWLNGRARGYTTPTGEQRTDARWTNGRTGMIGKSYDGTIANGVAATGVEGLETIVPIGAISSWYDYYFAKGAPLFNSGPDGLARGVESPEAAARCGHVKQRLIQGAPRTGDWTPLWTERDHVPDARKVRASVFVVHGLQDLNVRAKHFGQWWDALADAGVQRKIWLSQAGHVDPFDFRRADWVRTLHRWFDHELLGYRNGIDREPMADIERAPDRWTTDRTWPPRATHTTALRPAKGGAPGVGTLGTRPGKGTETFTDDRRLSETDWAATIDTSTSAKAGFTTRPLARDLRISGSSQVKVTVTPTTRTAHLSAVLVDVGPGTIRDYAHDDEGINTLPERSCWGASTAGDSSCFKNTEARTADVDYTIFSRGWADLGNHSSDQQGEPLTPGKPYTITLDLAASDHVVPKGHRLALIVGGTDRNLITAPADTPTLTVDLARTALRVPLVGGVKALATTPHSTVARESRLEGVAKPRPITPIPGGRTS comes from the coding sequence ATGCCGATACGCGCGCGACGTACGCGCCTTGTGACCCTGCCGCTCTGGAGAACGCTCCTGGCAGCGGCTCTCGCCGCCCTGCTGGCCACCCTCCTGTCCCCGGGCGGCGCCGCGCACTCCGCGCCGCGCGTCCCGGCCGCCCAAGACGGCTCCGCCACGGCCGGGAAGGCCAAGGAGAGCAGACCCGTCTACTCCTACGCGGACGCGATACGCGAGTCCGTGTGGGTCGACACCCGGATCGACGGCGACGCGGACGGAAGGACCGACCGCGTCGCCGTCGACATAGTCCGGCCCCGCGAACCCGCCGCCAAGGGCCGGAAGATACCGGTCATCATGGACGCCAGCCCGTACTACTCCTGCTGCGGGCGCGGCAACGAGAGCCAGAAGAAGACGTACGACGCGAACGGCAACCCGGTGCAGTTCCCGCTGTACTACGACAACTACTTCGTGCCCCGCGGCTACGCCTTCGTCGCCGTGGACCTCACGGGCACCAACCGCTCCTACGGCTGTGTCGACATCGGCGGCCGCTCCGACGTGCAGTCCGCCAAGGCCGTCGTCGACTGGCTGAACGGCCGCGCCCGCGGCTACACCACGCCCACCGGCGAGCAGCGGACCGACGCCCGCTGGACCAACGGCCGCACCGGCATGATCGGCAAGAGCTACGACGGCACCATCGCCAACGGCGTCGCCGCGACCGGCGTCGAGGGCCTGGAGACCATCGTGCCGATCGGCGCCATCTCCTCCTGGTACGACTACTACTTCGCCAAGGGCGCCCCCCTGTTCAACAGCGGCCCCGACGGGCTCGCGCGCGGCGTGGAGAGCCCCGAGGCCGCCGCCCGCTGCGGCCACGTCAAGCAGCGCCTGATCCAGGGCGCGCCCCGCACCGGCGACTGGACCCCGCTGTGGACCGAGCGCGACCACGTGCCGGACGCCCGCAAGGTCAGGGCCAGCGTCTTCGTCGTGCACGGCCTGCAGGACCTGAACGTGCGCGCCAAGCACTTCGGGCAGTGGTGGGACGCCCTCGCCGACGCCGGGGTGCAGCGCAAGATCTGGCTGAGCCAGGCCGGACACGTCGACCCCTTCGACTTCCGGCGCGCCGACTGGGTCCGCACCCTGCACCGCTGGTTCGACCACGAACTCCTCGGGTACCGCAACGGCATCGACCGCGAGCCCATGGCCGACATCGAGCGCGCCCCCGACCGCTGGACCACCGACCGCACCTGGCCGCCGCGCGCCACGCACACCACGGCGCTGCGCCCCGCGAAGGGCGGCGCGCCCGGCGTCGGCACCCTGGGCACCCGCCCCGGCAAGGGCACCGAGACCTTCACCGACGACCGGCGCCTGAGCGAGACCGACTGGGCCGCGACGATCGACACCTCCACGTCCGCGAAGGCCGGTTTCACCACCCGCCCGCTCGCCCGTGACCTGCGGATCTCCGGCTCCTCACAGGTGAAGGTCACCGTCACGCCGACGACCCGCACGGCCCATCTGAGCGCCGTCCTCGTCGACGTCGGCCCCGGCACCATCCGCGACTACGCCCACGACGACGAGGGCATCAACACGCTTCCCGAGCGCTCCTGCTGGGGCGCGAGCACCGCGGGCGACAGCTCCTGCTTCAAGAACACCGAGGCCAGGACCGCCGACGTCGACTACACCATCTTCAGCCGCGGCTGGGCCGACCTCGGCAACCACTCCTCCGACCAGCAGGGCGAGCCGCTGACCCCCGGCAAGCCGTACACCATCACCCTCGACCTGGCCGCGAGCGACCACGTCGTACCCAAGGGGCACCGGCTCGCGCTGATCGTCGGCGGCACCGACCGGAACCTCATCACGGCTCCCGCCGACACCCCGACCCTGACCGTCGACCTCGCCCGCACGGCCCTGCGGGTCCCCCTCGTCGGCGGCGTCAAGGCCCTCGCCACGACCCCGCACAGCACCGTTGCGCGTGAGTCCCGGCTCGAGGGCGTCGCGAAGCCGCGCCCGATCACGCCCATCCCTGGAGGCCGCACCTCATGA
- a CDS encoding M1 family metallopeptidase, with product MHRRLIAPGALAAALALLAIPASAADFSPGAPGAGDHYYPDAGNGGYDVSHYDLRLKYQPKTDLLEGTATIQAITTQDLSRFNLDFGLKVSEVRVNGKKAAFAKTGEQELEITPKAGLPKGSSVSIVVRYAGKPSEVKIHGFTAWQRTPDGGVAAQEPESSAWWFPGNDHPRDKATYDVSVSVPDGTQAISNGVLQSQSSKLGWTRFNWRSNKPQATYLATLAVGKFDITTDKTENGLPVLNAYSKDLGDNAGAARASIERTTEVAEWLEEVFGKYPFNALGGYVPNVPTSFALETQTRPFYSPKAFANGSNVSIVVHELAHQWYGDSVSVENWKDIWVNEGFARYSQWLWSEKEGEGTAQELADYVYANNPADSPFWQVKPGDPGPDNQFHIAVYDRGALALQALRNEVGDKTFFRILKGWPKKNAYGNASVRDFVTYAEKVSGKPLSALFDTWLYKAGKPGAPAARDAGVARAAGKAAPAKPKSWKKIAATNSLHDHEAGAGHAEGHDH from the coding sequence GTGCACCGCAGACTCATCGCCCCGGGCGCACTCGCGGCCGCCCTCGCCCTGCTGGCGATCCCGGCATCGGCCGCCGACTTCTCCCCCGGGGCCCCGGGCGCCGGCGACCACTACTACCCCGACGCGGGCAACGGCGGCTACGACGTCTCCCATTACGACCTGCGCCTGAAGTACCAGCCGAAGACGGACCTCCTGGAGGGCACGGCCACCATCCAGGCCATCACCACCCAGGACCTGTCCCGCTTCAACCTCGACTTCGGCCTGAAGGTCAGCGAGGTCCGTGTCAACGGCAAGAAGGCGGCGTTCGCCAAGACCGGCGAGCAGGAGCTGGAGATCACGCCGAAGGCGGGCCTGCCCAAGGGCAGTTCGGTCTCGATCGTGGTCCGCTACGCCGGGAAGCCGTCCGAGGTGAAGATCCATGGCTTCACCGCCTGGCAGCGCACGCCCGACGGCGGTGTGGCGGCGCAGGAGCCGGAGTCATCGGCCTGGTGGTTCCCGGGCAACGACCACCCGCGCGACAAGGCGACGTACGACGTGTCGGTGTCCGTGCCGGACGGCACCCAGGCCATCTCCAACGGCGTGCTCCAGTCGCAGTCCTCCAAGCTCGGCTGGACCCGCTTCAACTGGCGCTCCAACAAGCCGCAGGCCACGTATCTCGCCACGCTCGCCGTCGGCAAGTTCGACATCACCACGGACAAGACCGAGAACGGCCTGCCCGTCCTCAACGCCTACAGCAAGGACCTCGGCGACAACGCGGGCGCCGCGCGCGCCAGCATCGAGCGGACCACCGAGGTCGCCGAGTGGCTGGAGGAGGTCTTCGGCAAGTACCCCTTCAACGCCCTTGGCGGATACGTCCCGAACGTGCCCACCAGCTTCGCGCTGGAGACCCAGACGCGGCCCTTCTACAGCCCGAAGGCCTTCGCGAACGGCTCCAACGTCTCCATCGTCGTCCACGAGCTGGCCCACCAGTGGTACGGCGACAGCGTCTCCGTGGAGAACTGGAAGGACATCTGGGTCAACGAGGGCTTCGCCCGCTACAGCCAGTGGCTGTGGTCGGAGAAGGAGGGCGAGGGCACGGCCCAGGAGCTCGCCGACTACGTGTACGCGAACAACCCGGCGGACTCGCCCTTCTGGCAGGTCAAGCCCGGCGACCCGGGTCCTGACAACCAGTTCCACATCGCCGTGTACGACCGTGGGGCGCTCGCCCTGCAGGCCCTGCGCAACGAGGTCGGCGACAAGACCTTCTTCCGCATCCTGAAGGGCTGGCCGAAGAAGAACGCGTACGGCAACGCGAGCGTGCGGGACTTCGTGACCTACGCCGAGAAGGTCAGCGGCAAGCCGCTGTCCGCCCTCTTCGACACCTGGCTCTACAAGGCCGGGAAGCCGGGTGCTCCGGCCGCGCGCGACGCCGGTGTCGCCCGTGCGGCGGGCAAGGCCGCCCCGGCGAAGCCGAAGTCGTGGAAGAAGATCGCCGCGACGAACTCGCTCCACGACCACGAGGCCGGGGCCGGGCACGCCGAGGGCCACGACCACTGA
- a CDS encoding oxygenase MpaB family protein, translating into MSDPAPPPPDGILWDVAGEYRTLLALPAAMALQVAHPAVGAGVDEHSVFRTAPWGRAERSIRSLLLWVYGGEAAADEGRRLRALHRDIRGTDSRGRPYHALAPAHYGWVHATGFPVHRHARACLGEPFTPAQERRLYAEWLQVGRVLGLRDRDMPQSLEEFWPYYRRILAEELEQTAVVRDLIAVGAPLPPPDRGPRALQAVLRALWPALLPGLVRLRRFLTVGLMPPDARAAIGLAWTPAQERRLRRLGRAVRWAYPRLPERLRYAPQAHRARRSRPPTR; encoded by the coding sequence GTGTCCGACCCCGCGCCACCCCCGCCCGACGGGATCCTGTGGGACGTCGCCGGTGAATACCGCACGCTCCTGGCCCTGCCCGCCGCGATGGCCCTCCAGGTGGCGCACCCGGCGGTCGGTGCGGGCGTCGACGAGCACTCCGTGTTCCGCACGGCCCCCTGGGGGCGCGCCGAGCGCTCGATCAGGTCCCTCCTGCTCTGGGTGTACGGGGGAGAGGCCGCCGCCGACGAGGGGCGCAGGCTGCGCGCCCTGCACCGGGACATCCGCGGCACCGACTCGCGCGGACGCCCCTATCACGCGCTCGCCCCCGCGCACTACGGCTGGGTGCACGCCACCGGCTTCCCCGTCCACCGGCACGCCCGCGCCTGCCTCGGGGAGCCGTTCACACCCGCGCAGGAGCGCCGGCTGTACGCGGAGTGGCTCCAGGTCGGACGGGTGCTCGGGCTCCGCGACCGGGACATGCCGCAGTCCCTGGAGGAGTTCTGGCCGTACTACCGGCGCATCCTCGCCGAGGAGCTGGAGCAGACGGCGGTGGTACGCGACCTCATCGCCGTCGGAGCGCCGCTGCCGCCGCCCGACCGCGGCCCACGGGCCCTCCAGGCCGTCCTGCGGGCGCTGTGGCCCGCGCTGCTCCCCGGCCTCGTCCGGCTCCGCCGCTTCCTCACCGTGGGCCTGATGCCGCCCGACGCCCGCGCCGCCATCGGCCTCGCCTGGACGCCCGCGCAGGAGCGCCGCCTGCGCCGCCTCGGCCGCGCGGTCCGCTGGGCCTACCCCCGTCTCCCCGAACGCCTCCGCTACGCCCCGCAGGCCCACCGGGCCCGGCGGTCCCGCCCGCCCACCCGCTGA
- a CDS encoding amino acid permease has translation MSNDAVDTAADARLASQAAPADAGDAGYSKDLKGRHVNMIAIGGAIGTGLFLGAGGRLHSAGPALAVAYLVCGIIAFFVVRALGEMVLYRPSSGSFVSYAREFLGEKGAYVAGWMYFLNWSTTCIADITAIALYTHYWSFFTDIPQWLLALAALAVVLAVNLISVKWFGEMEFWFAIIKVAALVAFMFIGIFLVSTQHKVGGETPGLNMITDHGGFLPNGLMPVVIVLQGVVFAYASLELVGVAAGETKDPQKVVPRAVNSIMWRVGIFYVGSVVLLALLLPGSVYSADESPFVTVLSKIGVSGAGDVMNFVVLTAAMSSLNSGLYSTGRILRSMAMAGSAPKFTAKMNRNQVPYGGILLTASVGVLGVALNRVVPDKAFEIVLNVASLGIIGTWISIMVCHLAFVRRAKEGHLTRPNFRLPGSGVTQYITIAFLLAVLGLMWKDAEVGRKTLFLIPIVAASLTVGWYAIRRKQDRDTDREAAELSK, from the coding sequence GTGAGCAACGACGCCGTAGACACGGCCGCGGACGCCCGACTCGCGTCCCAGGCCGCCCCCGCGGACGCGGGCGACGCCGGTTACAGCAAGGACCTCAAGGGCCGCCACGTCAACATGATCGCGATCGGTGGCGCGATCGGCACCGGCCTGTTCCTCGGGGCGGGTGGCCGCCTCCACTCGGCGGGCCCCGCGCTCGCCGTCGCGTACCTCGTGTGCGGCATCATCGCCTTCTTCGTCGTACGCGCCCTCGGCGAGATGGTCCTCTACCGGCCCTCGTCCGGCTCCTTCGTCAGCTACGCCCGTGAGTTCCTGGGCGAGAAGGGTGCCTACGTCGCCGGCTGGATGTACTTCCTCAACTGGTCGACCACGTGCATCGCCGACATCACGGCCATCGCGCTCTACACGCACTACTGGAGCTTCTTCACGGACATCCCGCAGTGGCTGCTCGCGCTCGCCGCGCTCGCTGTGGTGCTCGCCGTGAACCTGATCTCCGTGAAGTGGTTCGGTGAGATGGAGTTCTGGTTCGCGATCATCAAGGTCGCGGCGCTCGTCGCCTTCATGTTCATCGGCATCTTCCTGGTCTCCACCCAGCACAAGGTGGGCGGCGAGACCCCGGGCCTGAACATGATCACCGACCACGGCGGCTTCCTGCCGAACGGCCTGATGCCGGTCGTGATCGTCCTCCAGGGTGTCGTCTTCGCGTACGCGTCCCTGGAGCTGGTCGGTGTCGCCGCGGGTGAGACCAAGGACCCGCAGAAGGTCGTCCCGCGCGCGGTGAACTCGATCATGTGGCGCGTGGGTATCTTCTACGTCGGCTCGGTCGTGCTGCTCGCGCTGCTGCTCCCCGGCTCGGTCTACTCCGCCGACGAGAGCCCGTTCGTCACGGTGCTGTCCAAGATCGGCGTCTCCGGCGCCGGTGACGTGATGAACTTCGTCGTCCTCACCGCCGCCATGTCCTCGCTGAACTCCGGCCTGTACTCCACCGGCCGCATCCTGCGCTCCATGGCGATGGCGGGCTCGGCGCCGAAGTTCACGGCGAAGATGAACCGCAACCAGGTGCCCTACGGCGGCATCCTGCTCACGGCCTCGGTGGGTGTCCTCGGTGTCGCCCTCAACCGCGTGGTGCCGGACAAGGCGTTCGAGATCGTCCTGAACGTGGCGTCGCTCGGCATCATCGGCACCTGGATCAGCATCATGGTCTGCCACCTCGCCTTCGTCCGCAGGGCCAAGGAAGGCCACCTGACCAGGCCGAACTTCCGACTGCCGGGCAGTGGCGTCACGCAGTACATCACCATCGCCTTCCTCCTGGCCGTGCTCGGCCTGATGTGGAAGGACGCCGAGGTGGGCCGCAAGACGCTCTTCCTCATCCCGATCGTGGCGGCCTCGCTCACCGTCGGCTGGTACGCGATCCGCCGCAAGCAGGACCGCGACACGGACCGCGAGGCGGCCGAGCTCAGCAAGTAG
- a CDS encoding AMP-dependent synthetase/ligase — MTTILRLPEDPARITFPALLLRNAEDHPELPALSWREGTGWTTLTWSEVRRKIAVLAAGYAALGVGRGEQVLMMMDNTPEHWLSDLALVHLGAVPVTVYGTSAPEQIAHIARYSGARVAIVGGARELPRWEPLLDDPTVPLERLVVVDPAVAGPHRTYGSLHATGARLFSPDTFEKTWREIRATDPLTVVYTSGTTGDPKGVRLTHGMVVGNGTALDSVIEFPEHVGHICYLPFAHIAERMLGIYLPLLRAAHVYLCAEPTQVAATVRELRPHQFFGVPRVWEKLAAAVRAALAGLPEERRRAVAAANETARAHVACRERGEEPSAELEAAYREAKERVLDPLLALAGFDRLLWTASAAAPMPVDVVRFWAGFGLVVMDAWGLTETTGVVTINTPAAFRLGSVGKPLAGMEVRVADDGEVLVRGPYVFEGYLRGDGSGVDGVCDADGWFATGDIGHLDDDGFLWITDRKKELIVTSNGKNVAPALVENALKEHPLIGQALVHGDGRSYLVALLVLDAEMAPAWAAAHGVDAAAGDLAGHPAVRAEIARAVEAANARLNRTEQIKKYRLLDQEWGPESGELTPSLKLRRRVIREKYADVIDGLYTE, encoded by the coding sequence ATGACCACGATCCTGCGACTTCCCGAAGACCCGGCCCGCATCACCTTCCCCGCCCTGCTGCTGCGCAACGCCGAGGACCACCCCGAACTCCCCGCGCTCTCCTGGCGCGAGGGCACCGGGTGGACGACGCTCACCTGGAGCGAGGTGCGCCGCAAGATCGCGGTCCTCGCCGCCGGGTACGCCGCGCTCGGCGTCGGACGCGGCGAGCAGGTCCTGATGATGATGGACAACACCCCCGAGCACTGGCTGAGCGACCTCGCCCTGGTCCACCTCGGTGCGGTCCCCGTCACCGTCTACGGAACGTCGGCGCCCGAACAGATCGCGCACATCGCCCGCTACAGCGGGGCCCGGGTCGCGATCGTCGGGGGCGCCCGTGAGCTGCCCCGCTGGGAGCCCCTGCTCGACGACCCGACGGTGCCCCTGGAGCGCCTCGTGGTCGTCGACCCCGCCGTCGCGGGCCCGCACCGCACCTACGGCTCGCTGCACGCCACCGGCGCCCGCCTGTTCAGCCCGGACACCTTCGAGAAGACCTGGCGGGAGATCCGGGCCACGGACCCGCTGACCGTCGTCTACACCTCGGGCACCACCGGCGATCCCAAAGGCGTGCGCCTGACGCACGGCATGGTCGTGGGCAACGGCACCGCCCTGGACTCCGTGATCGAGTTCCCCGAGCACGTCGGCCACATCTGCTACCTGCCGTTCGCGCACATCGCCGAGCGCATGCTCGGGATCTACCTGCCGCTGCTCCGCGCCGCCCACGTCTATCTGTGCGCCGAGCCGACCCAGGTCGCCGCCACCGTGCGCGAGTTGCGGCCCCACCAGTTCTTCGGCGTGCCGCGGGTGTGGGAGAAGCTGGCCGCGGCCGTGCGGGCGGCGCTCGCCGGGCTGCCCGAGGAGCGCCGCCGGGCGGTGGCGGCGGCGAACGAGACGGCCCGCGCCCACGTGGCCTGCCGTGAACGCGGCGAGGAGCCGTCCGCCGAACTGGAAGCGGCCTACCGCGAGGCCAAGGAACGGGTGCTCGACCCGCTGCTCGCGCTCGCCGGGTTCGACCGGCTGCTGTGGACGGCCAGCGCGGCGGCGCCGATGCCGGTGGACGTGGTCCGCTTCTGGGCGGGCTTCGGCCTCGTCGTGATGGACGCCTGGGGGCTGACCGAGACGACGGGCGTGGTCACCATCAACACCCCCGCGGCCTTCCGGCTCGGCTCCGTGGGCAAGCCGCTCGCGGGCATGGAGGTGCGCGTCGCCGACGACGGCGAGGTCCTGGTGCGCGGCCCGTACGTCTTCGAGGGCTATCTGCGGGGCGACGGCAGCGGTGTGGACGGGGTGTGCGACGCCGACGGCTGGTTCGCGACCGGCGACATCGGGCATCTCGACGACGACGGCTTCCTGTGGATCACCGACCGCAAGAAGGAACTGATCGTGACGTCCAACGGCAAGAACGTCGCGCCCGCGCTCGTCGAGAACGCCCTCAAGGAGCACCCCCTGATCGGCCAGGCCCTGGTCCACGGCGACGGCCGCTCCTACCTGGTGGCGCTGCTCGTCCTGGACGCCGAGATGGCACCCGCGTGGGCGGCCGCGCACGGCGTCGACGCCGCCGCCGGCGACCTCGCGGGCCATCCCGCCGTGCGCGCCGAGATCGCCCGCGCCGTCGAGGCCGCCAACGCGCGCCTCAACCGCACCGAGCAGATCAAGAAGTACCGGCTGCTCGACCAGGAGTGGGGTCCGGAGTCCGGGGAGCTGACGCCGTCCCTGAAGCTGCGCCGCAGGGTCATCAGAGAGAAGTACGCCGACGTCATCGACGGTCTGTACACCGAGTGA
- a CDS encoding MerR family transcriptional regulator, translating into MTTDTERSAATDEPSATVEPSAEKSSTEKSSTEESTFTVDELAARAGVTVRTIRFYSTKGLLPPPVIGPRRVGHYGPGHLARLALIEELQHQGMTLAAIERYLEQLPPDLSAHDLAIHRAVVASWAPDAAEDMARAELERRAGRALSEADLDRLAAMGVVGRAAEAEDRLRVDTGLLRLGVQLLDVPIAHETILASRTVLMEHARSAAHELSRLFRDEVGDACRERESDPEHVAAMRSLSAHMQPMVVQALVTAFQRSLKEELREWLKET; encoded by the coding sequence ATGACGACGGACACGGAGCGGTCCGCGGCGACGGACGAGCCTTCGGCGACGGTGGAGCCCTCGGCGGAGAAGTCCTCGACGGAGAAGTCCTCGACGGAGGAGTCGACGTTCACCGTGGACGAGCTGGCCGCCCGCGCGGGCGTCACCGTCCGCACCATCCGCTTCTACAGCACCAAGGGCCTGCTCCCGCCGCCCGTGATCGGGCCGCGTCGCGTCGGCCACTACGGCCCCGGACACCTCGCGCGCCTCGCCCTCATCGAGGAGTTGCAGCACCAGGGCATGACGCTCGCCGCGATCGAGCGGTATCTGGAGCAGCTTCCGCCCGACCTGAGCGCCCACGACCTGGCCATCCACCGTGCGGTGGTGGCCTCGTGGGCGCCGGACGCGGCGGAGGACATGGCGCGCGCCGAGCTGGAGCGGCGGGCGGGCCGGGCCCTGTCGGAGGCGGACCTGGACCGGCTCGCGGCGATGGGGGTGGTGGGCCGTGCGGCGGAGGCGGAGGACCGGCTGCGGGTGGACACCGGGCTGCTGCGGCTCGGCGTGCAGCTCCTCGACGTGCCCATCGCGCACGAGACGATCCTGGCCTCGCGCACGGTCCTGATGGAGCACGCGCGCTCGGCGGCGCACGAGCTGTCGCGGCTCTTCCGGGACGAGGTGGGGGACGCCTGCCGCGAGCGCGAGTCGGACCCCGAGCACGTCGCGGCGATGCGGTCCCTGTCGGCCCATATGCAGCCGATGGTGGTGCAGGCGCTGGTGACGGCGTTCCAGCGGTCGCTGAAGGAAGAGCTGAGGGAGTGGCTCAAGGAGACCTGA
- a CDS encoding 3-hydroxyacyl-CoA dehydrogenase NAD-binding domain-containing protein, giving the protein MTESTTIRWEQDDTGVVTLVLDDPHQSANTMNQAFKDSIAAIADRAEAAVQADKDAIRGFIYTSAKKTFFAGGDLKDMIQVGPENARVAFETGTAIKNSLRRIETLGKPVVAALNGAALGGGYEIALASHHRVALDAPGSKIGLPEVTLGLLPAGGGVTRTVRLMGIADALLKVLLQGTQYSPKRALENGLVHELAATPEEMIEKARAFIDAHPESQQPWDVPGYRIPGGTPANPKFAANLPAFPANLKKQLAGAPYPAPRNILAAAVEGSQVDFETALTIEARYFTELVTGQVSKNMIQAFFFDLQAVNSGANRPQGIEPRTVRKVAVLGAGMMGAGIAYSCARAGIEVVLKDVSAEAAQKGKGYSEKLCAKAVSRGRTTQDKADALLSLIAPTADPQDVAGCDAVIEAVFEDPALKHKVFQEIQDIVEPDALLCSNTSTLPITALAEGVARPVDFIGLHFFSPVDKMPLVEIIKGERTGDEALARAFDLVRQINKTPIVVNDSRGFFTSRVIGHFINEGVAMVGEGIEPASVEQAAAQAGYPAKVLSLMDELTLTLPRKIRNESKRAVEEAGGTWPGHPAEVVIDRMIDEFGRTGRSGGGGFYEYGDDGKRTRLWPGLREHFGGSGGRPPGKHSTKPGHEIPFRDMQERMLFSEALDTVRLLEEGVLTSVADANIGSIFGIGFPGWTGGVLQYINGYDDGAGLPAFVARARELAERYGERFTPPALLVEKADRGEKFSDG; this is encoded by the coding sequence ATGACCGAGAGCACCACCATCCGCTGGGAACAGGACGACACCGGTGTCGTCACCCTCGTCCTCGACGACCCCCACCAGTCCGCGAACACCATGAACCAGGCGTTCAAGGACTCCATCGCCGCCATCGCCGACCGCGCCGAGGCCGCCGTACAGGCGGACAAGGACGCCATCCGCGGGTTCATCTACACCTCCGCGAAGAAGACGTTCTTCGCGGGCGGCGACCTGAAGGACATGATTCAGGTGGGCCCCGAGAACGCCCGCGTGGCCTTCGAGACCGGCACCGCCATCAAGAACTCGCTGCGCCGCATCGAGACCCTCGGCAAGCCCGTCGTCGCCGCCCTCAACGGCGCGGCCCTCGGCGGCGGTTACGAGATCGCCCTCGCCAGCCACCACCGCGTGGCCCTCGACGCGCCGGGCTCCAAGATCGGCCTGCCCGAGGTCACCCTCGGCCTGCTCCCCGCGGGCGGCGGCGTCACCCGCACCGTACGCCTCATGGGCATCGCCGACGCGCTCCTGAAGGTGCTGCTCCAGGGCACCCAGTACTCCCCGAAGCGCGCCCTGGAGAACGGCCTCGTGCACGAACTGGCCGCCACCCCAGAGGAGATGATCGAGAAGGCCCGCGCCTTCATCGACGCCCACCCCGAGTCGCAGCAGCCCTGGGACGTCCCCGGCTACCGCATTCCCGGCGGCACCCCGGCGAACCCGAAGTTCGCCGCGAACCTGCCCGCGTTCCCCGCGAACCTGAAGAAGCAGCTGGCGGGCGCCCCCTACCCGGCGCCGCGCAACATCCTCGCGGCGGCCGTCGAGGGCTCCCAGGTCGACTTCGAGACGGCGCTGACCATCGAGGCCCGGTACTTCACCGAGCTGGTCACCGGCCAGGTCTCCAAGAACATGATCCAGGCGTTCTTCTTCGACCTCCAGGCCGTCAACTCCGGCGCCAACCGGCCCCAGGGCATCGAGCCGAGGACCGTCCGCAAGGTCGCCGTGCTCGGCGCCGGGATGATGGGCGCGGGCATCGCCTACTCCTGCGCCCGCGCGGGCATCGAGGTCGTCCTCAAGGACGTCTCCGCCGAGGCGGCCCAGAAGGGCAAGGGCTACTCGGAGAAGCTGTGCGCCAAGGCCGTCTCCCGGGGCCGCACCACCCAGGACAAGGCGGACGCGCTCCTGTCCCTCATCGCCCCGACCGCCGACCCGCAGGACGTGGCGGGCTGCGACGCCGTGATCGAGGCCGTCTTCGAGGACCCGGCGCTCAAGCACAAGGTGTTCCAGGAGATCCAGGACATCGTCGAGCCGGACGCGCTGCTGTGCTCCAACACCTCCACGCTGCCCATCACCGCGCTGGCCGAGGGCGTCGCCAGGCCGGTCGACTTCATCGGCCTGCACTTCTTCTCGCCCGTCGACAAGATGCCGCTCGTGGAGATCATCAAGGGCGAGCGCACCGGCGACGAGGCCCTGGCGCGCGCCTTCGACCTCGTACGCCAGATCAACAAGACGCCGATCGTCGTCAACGACTCGCGCGGCTTCTTCACCTCGCGCGTCATCGGGCACTTCATCAACGAGGGCGTCGCGATGGTCGGCGAGGGCATCGAGCCCGCCTCGGTCGAGCAGGCGGCCGCCCAGGCCGGCTACCCCGCCAAGGTCCTCTCCCTCATGGACGAGCTGACCCTCACCCTGCCCCGCAAGATCCGCAACGAGTCCAAGCGGGCCGTCGAGGAGGCGGGCGGCACCTGGCCAGGACACCCCGCCGAGGTCGTCATCGACCGCATGATCGACGAGTTCGGGCGCACCGGCCGCAGCGGTGGCGGCGGCTTCTACGAGTACGGCGACGACGGCAAGCGCACCCGCCTCTGGCCGGGCCTGCGCGAGCACTTCGGGGGTTCCGGGGGTCGCCCCCCGGGCAAGCACAGCACGAAGCCGGGGCACGAGATCCCGTTCCGCGACATGCAGGAGCGGATGCTGTTCTCCGAGGCGCTGGACACGGTGCGCCTCCTGGAGGAGGGCGTCCTGACGTCGGTCGCCGACGCCAACATCGGCTCGATCTTCGGCATCGGCTTCCCCGGCTGGACGGGCGGTGTCCTGCAGTACATCAACGGCTACGACGACGGCGCCGGGCTGCCCGCGTTCGTGGCCCGCGCGCGGGAACTCGCCGAGCGCTACGGAGAGCGGTTCACGCCGCCCGCGCTGCTCGTGGAGAAGGCCGACCGGGGGGAGAAGTTCAGCGACGGCTGA